From the Flavobacterium galactosidilyticum genome, one window contains:
- a CDS encoding DUF1572 family protein: protein MQIETLKTLFNRDLNKLKQEIELYQNENNLWKIEKGISNSAGNLCLHLIGNLNNFIGSELGKTNYSRNRPLEFSLKHIPKTELIEKIEETILVLNKTLETVTPEILQQEYPILVFESKTTTEFFLVHLSTHLAYHLGQINYHRRLLDS, encoded by the coding sequence ATGCAAATTGAAACACTAAAAACCTTATTCAACAGAGATCTCAATAAACTAAAACAGGAAATTGAGTTGTACCAAAATGAAAATAATCTTTGGAAAATTGAAAAAGGAATCTCTAATTCAGCTGGTAATCTTTGTTTGCATTTGATAGGAAATCTCAATAATTTTATAGGATCTGAACTCGGAAAAACTAATTATAGTAGAAACAGACCTCTAGAATTTTCACTTAAGCATATCCCTAAAACAGAATTGATAGAGAAAATCGAAGAAACGATCCTTGTACTTAATAAAACACTCGAGACTGTAACACCAGAAATACTGCAGCAAGAATATCCAATTTTAGTTTTTGAATCTAAGACTACTACCGAATTCTTTCTGGTTCATTTGTCAACTCATCTTGCCTATCATTTAGGACAAATAAATTACCACAGACGTTTGTTAGATTCCTAA
- a CDS encoding Ig-like domain-containing protein produces MKTKKLILSYAILFIALVSGCASDDFQEKVGICPIVEFTTPVLNALAVPVNNVVTITFNEEMDPASITQSSITLTGSSLVAGIVTYSGKTATFTPSSPLAENTTYTGRVKTTVKDLMGNALQTDYVWAFTTGLILRPIVISTDPINNGTDVVLNKVISATFNMPMNPSTLNASTFTVKQGVNTVLGTISYSGSTVSFTPTIALDANTTYTATITNGAKNSSDTALLANYVWTFKTGINPTIIATDPLNNVINVNLLKTITANFSVAMDPATINASSFTLKQGTTAVLGTVSYSGVTASFDPTVALQEGKVYTATITIAAKNTAGIPLATNYVWNFTTTVTPPVVVLPPSISLGTAAMFGAFGGNAGITNQGLNTVINNGSLGTTAASTLVTGFHDANAIYTETPLNVGNVTGRIYTAPPAPGTATSFAVASQGLLDANAAYLSISPASKPGGIDPGAGELGGLTLAPGVYKSASGTFKISNGNLTLDAQGDPNATWIFQTAAGLTVGIAGPTGAKSIIMKNGALAKNVFWYVGTAATINGAGGGVMVGTIIANAGVTFSTSGNAAQTVLNGRAISLVASVTMVNTTVNVPSN; encoded by the coding sequence ATGAAAACAAAAAAATTGATTTTAAGCTATGCAATACTATTTATTGCATTAGTTTCAGGATGCGCAAGCGATGATTTCCAAGAGAAAGTTGGAATCTGTCCTATAGTAGAATTCACCACTCCAGTATTGAATGCTTTAGCAGTGCCAGTAAATAATGTTGTTACTATCACTTTTAATGAAGAGATGGATCCTGCATCAATTACTCAATCTTCTATAACTTTGACTGGATCTAGTCTCGTAGCAGGAATAGTAACCTATTCTGGTAAAACAGCTACTTTCACACCATCATCGCCTTTAGCTGAAAACACAACCTATACAGGAAGAGTAAAAACTACTGTTAAGGACTTAATGGGCAACGCTCTGCAAACTGATTATGTTTGGGCATTTACAACTGGTTTAATTTTAAGACCAATTGTTATTAGTACTGATCCAATAAACAATGGTACTGACGTAGTTTTGAACAAAGTCATCTCGGCTACTTTTAATATGCCTATGAATCCATCAACGCTTAACGCTAGCACTTTTACAGTAAAACAAGGAGTAAACACAGTGCTTGGAACTATTTCATATAGTGGTTCAACGGTATCGTTTACACCTACAATTGCTTTAGATGCTAATACTACATACACCGCTACAATAACCAATGGAGCAAAAAACTCTTCAGATACAGCATTATTAGCTAATTATGTGTGGACTTTTAAAACAGGAATTAACCCAACTATTATTGCTACTGACCCTTTAAATAATGTAATAAATGTAAATCTTTTAAAAACGATAACTGCTAATTTTAGTGTAGCAATGGATCCAGCAACTATCAACGCTTCTTCTTTTACTTTAAAACAAGGAACAACAGCAGTTTTAGGAACGGTTTCTTATTCAGGAGTTACCGCTTCATTTGATCCTACAGTAGCTTTACAAGAAGGGAAAGTTTACACAGCTACAATAACAATAGCTGCTAAAAATACTGCAGGAATTCCATTAGCTACTAATTATGTTTGGAACTTTACTACTACAGTAACACCTCCAGTTGTGGTTTTACCACCATCAATAAGTCTTGGTACAGCTGCAATGTTTGGTGCTTTTGGTGGAAACGCTGGAATAACTAATCAAGGACTGAATACTGTAATTAATAATGGTAGTCTTGGAACTACAGCTGCATCAACATTAGTAACAGGATTTCATGATGCTAATGCTATTTACACTGAAACTCCTTTAAATGTAGGTAATGTTACAGGAAGAATTTACACTGCACCTCCCGCTCCAGGAACAGCAACTTCATTTGCAGTGGCAAGCCAAGGATTGCTTGACGCAAATGCTGCTTATCTCAGTATTTCTCCAGCTTCAAAACCAGGTGGTATTGATCCAGGAGCCGGTGAATTAGGTGGACTTACACTAGCTCCGGGAGTTTATAAATCAGCTAGCGGTACGTTCAAAATAAGCAATGGTAACTTAACATTAGATGCCCAAGGAGATCCTAATGCAACGTGGATATTTCAAACTGCAGCTGGACTTACAGTAGGAATTGCTGGACCAACAGGAGCGAAAAGTATTATAATGAAAAATGGAGCATTAGCTAAAAATGTATTCTGGTACGTAGGTACTGCAGCAACCATCAATGGTGCTGGTGGTGGAGTTATGGTAGGAACAATAATCGCTAATGCAGGAGTTACATTCTCAACATCAGGAAATGCTGCTCAAACAGTGCTTAATGGTAGAGCTATTTCTCTAGTAGCATCTGTAACAATGGTAAATACAACAGTAAACGTTCCAAGTAACTAA
- a CDS encoding outer membrane beta-barrel protein, translated as MNSITNYKKAPRKSWSANTLPIKSLSLAFLTFLSVQNEIAAQQTQELKYAKPSWFFGVAGGANFNFYRGSTNQLNASFTPPATFRDGDGVGLFVAPLLEYRPANSKWGVMLQAGYDSRKGTFDQVKTACDCPADLTTKLSYITVEPSLRFAPFKSNFYLYGGPRLAFNLNKSFEYQLGINPAFPNQTPSAVVTGDLDNVEKTLISMQIGAGYDIPLSADTKKTQFILSPFVSFQPYFGQNPRSTETLNITTIRAGIALKMGQGKNIQEATDIIKDREVQFTVNSPSNIPGESRMTEVFPLRNYVFFNEGSTEIPNRYVVLNKTQATNFKENQLELFAPKNLADRSKRQMTVYYNVLNILGERMQQNPSATITLVGSSNKENSDGLEMAESVKSYLVNVFDITASRIATKGQEKPSIPSEQPGAKLELVLLREGDRRVSIESNSPDLLMEFQSGPDASLKPVQIVTSQEAPIDSYITFNNKGAGEALSYWSLQVADEQGKAQAFGPYTEDEVKIPGKSILGSRPEGDYTVKMIGQTKSGKIVEKETPVHMVLWTPAKTVEGMRYSIIYEFNTSKTIKMYEKYLTEVVTPKIPVGATVIIKGHTDIIGEEAYNQKLSLSRANDTKNIIEAALAKTGRKDVKFDVSGYGENENNAPFENKTPEERFYNRTVIIDIIPANK; from the coding sequence ATGAATAGTATAACAAATTATAAAAAGGCACCTCGTAAATCGTGGTCAGCTAATACTTTACCTATAAAAAGCCTATCATTAGCATTTCTGACATTTTTAAGTGTTCAAAATGAAATCGCAGCACAACAAACACAAGAACTAAAGTACGCAAAACCTTCTTGGTTCTTTGGTGTTGCTGGTGGAGCAAATTTTAATTTCTACCGTGGCTCTACAAATCAGTTGAATGCTAGTTTTACACCACCTGCAACATTTCGTGATGGAGACGGCGTTGGACTTTTCGTTGCACCACTTTTAGAGTATCGCCCGGCGAATTCTAAATGGGGAGTGATGCTACAAGCTGGTTATGATAGCCGCAAAGGTACTTTTGACCAAGTAAAAACAGCATGTGACTGTCCTGCTGATTTAACTACTAAACTTAGTTATATTACTGTAGAACCTAGCTTGCGTTTTGCTCCATTCAAATCAAACTTCTATCTTTATGGAGGTCCACGTTTGGCTTTTAACCTAAACAAATCTTTTGAATATCAATTAGGCATAAATCCTGCTTTTCCAAATCAAACTCCATCAGCAGTAGTGACGGGTGATTTAGACAACGTTGAAAAAACTCTTATTTCTATGCAAATTGGAGCAGGATATGATATTCCGCTTTCTGCAGATACTAAAAAAACGCAATTTATTCTATCTCCTTTTGTTTCGTTCCAACCTTATTTTGGTCAAAATCCTCGTTCAACTGAAACGTTGAATATTACCACTATTAGAGCTGGTATCGCTCTTAAAATGGGACAAGGTAAAAACATTCAAGAAGCAACCGATATAATAAAAGATCGTGAAGTCCAATTTACTGTAAACTCTCCTAGCAATATTCCTGGTGAAAGCAGAATGACTGAGGTTTTTCCATTAAGAAACTACGTTTTCTTTAATGAAGGATCTACTGAAATTCCAAATCGTTATGTAGTTTTAAATAAAACTCAAGCCACAAATTTCAAAGAAAATCAATTAGAATTGTTTGCTCCTAAAAACTTAGCAGATCGCTCTAAACGCCAAATGACAGTGTATTACAATGTACTAAACATTCTTGGAGAACGTATGCAACAGAATCCTTCAGCGACAATAACATTAGTAGGATCTTCGAATAAAGAAAATTCAGATGGTCTTGAAATGGCTGAATCAGTTAAAAGCTACTTAGTAAACGTGTTTGATATTACCGCTTCGAGAATCGCTACTAAAGGTCAAGAAAAACCAAGCATTCCATCAGAACAGCCAGGTGCAAAATTAGAATTAGTTTTATTACGTGAAGGTGATCGTAGAGTTTCTATAGAAAGTAACTCTCCTGATTTATTAATGGAATTTCAAAGTGGTCCTGATGCATCATTGAAACCAGTACAAATCGTAACTTCACAAGAAGCACCAATTGATAGCTATATAACTTTCAACAATAAAGGCGCTGGAGAAGCATTGTCTTATTGGTCATTACAAGTAGCAGACGAACAAGGAAAAGCACAAGCATTTGGACCTTATACGGAAGATGAAGTTAAAATCCCTGGAAAATCAATTTTAGGAAGTCGTCCAGAAGGTGATTATACTGTAAAAATGATTGGTCAAACTAAAAGTGGTAAAATTGTAGAGAAAGAAACTCCAGTTCACATGGTACTTTGGACTCCAGCAAAAACTGTAGAAGGTATGAGATACAGTATTATCTATGAATTCAATACTTCAAAAACAATTAAGATGTATGAAAAATACCTTACTGAAGTGGTAACACCTAAAATTCCTGTTGGAGCAACAGTAATTATCAAAGGACATACTGATATCATTGGTGAAGAAGCATACAATCAAAAGCTATCTCTTTCTCGTGCAAACGATACCAAAAATATTATTGAAGCAGCTTTAGCTAAAACCGGAAGAAAAGATGTCAAATTTGATGTGTCTGGATATGGTGAAAATGAAAATAATGCTCCTTTTGAAAACAAAACTCCTGAGGAACGTTTTTATAATCGTACCGTAATTATTGATATAATTCCTGCTAACAAATAA
- a CDS encoding nuclear transport factor 2 family protein: protein MTSNEKTITKFYTAFANADAKTMCECYHPNVQFIDPAFGLLIGNDVCQMWKMLIEKSKGTIKVVFSDVKADEYMGSAKWIATYQFSKTNRTVINKVHSKFHFKDGLIVKHSDHFDFWKWSKQAFGIKGYLFGWTGFFQRKIEEQALASLKKYKNAN from the coding sequence ATGACTTCAAACGAAAAAACAATTACCAAATTTTACACCGCTTTCGCAAATGCTGATGCAAAAACTATGTGTGAATGTTATCATCCAAATGTTCAATTCATAGATCCAGCCTTTGGATTATTAATAGGAAATGATGTTTGCCAAATGTGGAAGATGCTTATTGAAAAAAGTAAAGGAACTATTAAAGTTGTATTTTCAGATGTAAAAGCAGATGAATATATGGGTTCAGCAAAGTGGATTGCTACTTATCAATTTAGCAAAACGAATAGAACAGTAATCAATAAAGTCCATTCTAAATTTCATTTTAAAGACGGTTTAATTGTTAAACACAGCGATCATTTTGACTTTTGGAAGTGGTCTAAACAAGCTTTTGGAATAAAAGGATATTTATTCGGTTGGACTGGTTTTTTCCAAAGGAAAATAGAAGAACAAGCCTTAGCATCATTAAAAAAGTATAAAAATGCAAATTGA